Sequence from the Prunus persica cultivar Lovell chromosome G5, Prunus_persica_NCBIv2, whole genome shotgun sequence genome:
caacaaaacataaaatatataaagacaTGTAGAACAAGCCGTCAATAGACAAAAACATTTGCAACCAAAACCACTGAAAGAGATGCCAAATTTTCCTCAAGCTAATCTTCAGGAAAATCAGCGATCAATTATAATCTTTAGGTTTCACAAATCTCCATCTGAATCAACACCCTTCTCTACAGGCCTAGAGTGTTAGTAGTTTGTCTGGTTtacatggttttttttttccccaactAATAAAATTTTCGAATTTCACAAGTGAAAGAATAAAGCTGGAGATACATGatttccaacaacaacaaaaatggagAAAGCAGCATAAACAGTAGAGAATAGAGCTAATAAAAGTACCAATTAACAGAACCCGAGCAAATGTCGAGAATGCAGCTCCTCCATAGAATACTTGCCACCACTCGCTCCTCTCATCAGCCGAAGGAGCCTTGGCACCAAGTACCTGCACAAAACACAATCATAAAGGCATAAAATTTCCAGAAAACTGGCTGCGATAAATAAATTTCGAGAAAATTTCGTGAAAATAAACGACACACACCAGCTCTCTGCATCGCTCATCAATAGCACCTGAAATTCCACATTTCACATCAGTCAGTTTGCAATAAATCAATCTtttaaccaaaacaaaacgacACAAGATGTCAAATTTGTTGAATGTTTTGGTTTCGGATTCTGTTTCCCACACTCTCTCGTCCAATTTTTCTCGGAAACCAAACAACCGGTTCACATGCTCAAAATTCGAGAATGAAAGACAGTGGACGAAGGTGAAATGGAGAAGTGAGAGGTTGGGAGAGTGACCTGAGAGAAGAGAGGCGTCGAGAGGGAAGAGAAGAATAGCGAGGGAGTGAAGCGCGCAAATCACTTGGTTTACGTGCTTGGCCTTCTTTACGACTGAGATTACTTCTCCGACCTTGTCAAGCACTTTAGCTTCTACTTCGCTTCGTTCCTTAGGACCGTTCTCCATGCTTGTTGCTCTGCAACAATCTGCTTCTCGCACCAGAATTATGTTTTCAGGCGGCAGAAAATTTAGGAGTTGCGGGAAGAGCACCGATTAAGACTTCAACGCTGcgttttattttctaatttctaaatgtaaaaaatttaaattacatTAAGCTATAAAAACATTtgggcaggaaaaaaaaaaagttaggaAAACATTAGAAAATTGTTGTGCTTATGTATACTAGCTAGCTTAATGTAATTTGATGGGGAAATAAATGCAAAAcgtaatttttgttcttgtagTTTTTCGGTTTTATCATTTAGTTTtcgtaattttaattttgttaattttattcttgttttAAATCTGAATTATTCAAGCATATCTTACATTTTGTGTCATaattcatttaattttgatataaatTCGGTTAAATCCTATGCTCAAAACGTAATGGAATTTGAAGaagtttaatataatttacagCATGTTCTTGAATTGTTGTAATTTAAAACTACACaaataaaattgataaaaaattgaaactacagaAAGTAAAGTGATGAAACTGGCAAACAGGTGACTTTTTACCGGAGACAAcaatagaaaaatattttctgaaaaagtaaattatgtaattaattatatttttttcacatgaaaataattatatttcataaaaataaaataaaataaaaggttttaGTTAAACCTTAACAAACTCGAGCTGAAGCATAGAAACGGCGGTTCCAGTTAACCTTCTTTCCTcacctctctctttttctctcccatGGCGACTGAACTGTTAGCAGTATCGGAGCCCACCAGAAAGCAACCCCGACCGGGTCGGGGAGGGTTCGAAGCCCATGGACTATCCGAAGAAGAGGCCCGGGTCCGAGCAATTGCCGAAATTGTGAGCGCCATGGTCGACCTCTCCCGGAAAGGCCAAAACGTCGACCTAAACGCACTGAAGACTACCGCCTGCCGGAAGTACGGCCTCTCACGTGCGCCGAAGCTGGTCGAAATGATCGCGGCTCTGCCCGAGTCGGACCGGGAGGCTCTTCTCCCGAAGCTCCGTGCCAAGCCGGTTCGAACCGCCTCGGGGATCGCCGTCGTGGCCGTGATGTCGAAACCTCACCGCTGCCCCCACATCGCCACCACCGGGAATATATGCGTGTATTGCCCAGGTGGGCCAGACTCGGACTTCGAGTACAGCACTCAGTCTTACACTGGCTACGAGCCCACTAGCATGCGCGCAATTCGGGCCAGGTATGGTTTGATGCATTTTGTCGAACAGTTGATAGGTTAATTAGCGGTTATGCTGTTTATGACTAATGTTGAAGTTAAAAGTTCTGGCTTGATTGGTTTTATTCTATGAAAAGGAATGAGAATTTCAATACTGGATACGTGAAACTACAATCTGGGGAGTTGCTGTTTGGTTGCTAATACTTTGGTTCTGTGTTTGTAGATACAATCCATATGTCCAGGCCAGGGGCAGGATAGATCAACTGAAGCGACTGGGTCACAGTGTAGACAAGGTTTGGCCTGTTTCTCTATTTAGAGCTTAGAAAGTTATTTTTGGCTGTGCAGATTGCCATGATAGAGTAAAATGCATACTTGGTACCTTCTTACTGGTAATGAATTTATGCTTTCAGGTTGAGTTCATCTTAATGGGCGGTACATTCATGTCGTTGCCAGCAGATTACCGTGATTACTTTATTAGAAATCTGCATGACGCGTTATCAGGACACACTTCTGCCAATGTTGAAGAGGCAGTTGCCTACTCTGAGCATGGTGCTACGAAATGTATTGGAATGACCATTGAAACGTGAGTGTTTAGTTTAATTGTTTTAGATGTTAACACCCTTCTTCTCATTTCTGTATTTGACTTGGTTTAgagtaattttttaatttcccatCTATTGACCAGTTGATATGGTCGGTCCAGAAAATTGCCTAAGGTGTGATTGTAACTTTTTGTCCTGCAGGAGGCCAGATTATTGCCTTGGACCTCACTTGAGACAAATGCTTTCTTATGGTTGTACAAGACTGGAGATTGGAGTTCAAAGTACATATGAGGATGTGGCTCGTGACACCAATAGAGGTCATACAGTAGCTGCAGTGGCTGATTGTTTTTGCCTGGCAAAGGATGCTGGTTTCAAGGTCAGCCTAGTGCCCTATCATAAAACTTATTCACCTTCACTGGTGGAAAAATGCATTTGGGCCTTTCTACATTCATTGGAGACTAATCTTTCATCAATGCAATCAGCTACTAAAATTGTCAGCTTGGAAATAGTTTTTAAACTATGTTGTGCTTTCGCTCAACTCCGCAAGAACATTTTATCAAACTGTAGTTGGTTTTGTTGTTACCATTCATTTTGTCCTTAGTTCAAAAAGAGGCATATGCTTGTATGACCATAATTCTTATAGAAAGCTGCTTTTTTTATACTACGTGTTTTCAAAGCCTTCAGGAATATTTACAATATGCACTTTGCAGTGTATTCTAGTTGTTCACATtgatttacttttgtttttcacaCTAATAATTTTATGCATCTCTCTAGGTTGTTGCCCATATGATGCCTGATCTTCCAAATGTAGGGGTTGAGAGAGACATGGAGAGTTTTCGGGAGTTTTTTGAGAGCCCCTTGTTCAGAGCAGATGGGCTTAAAATTTATCCAACACTTGTGATCCGTGGAACTGGACTTTATGAGCTTTGGAAAACTGGCAGGTATgacttattatttgatttgttaCATATATGAGAAGGAATACCCCCTTCCCTCCTTTTCAGTGATGCTGTGGGGATAATTCAGATATAGGGCattatgatatttattttgtgcCTTACTATGAGATCCACTATTCATGCCCCAAAGCTGCAACACTTTTTCAAAAACTATGATTGCTCTTGCGTTTGTCTTTGGGAAATAACtagtttcttttctctgttttcagGTATAGAAATTACCCACCCGAGCAACTTGTAGACATTGTAGCAAGG
This genomic interval carries:
- the LOC18777264 gene encoding elongator complex protein 3, with amino-acid sequence MATELLAVSEPTRKQPRPGRGGFEAHGLSEEEARVRAIAEIVSAMVDLSRKGQNVDLNALKTTACRKYGLSRAPKLVEMIAALPESDREALLPKLRAKPVRTASGIAVVAVMSKPHRCPHIATTGNICVYCPGGPDSDFEYSTQSYTGYEPTSMRAIRARYNPYVQARGRIDQLKRLGHSVDKVEFILMGGTFMSLPADYRDYFIRNLHDALSGHTSANVEEAVAYSEHGATKCIGMTIETRPDYCLGPHLRQMLSYGCTRLEIGVQSTYEDVARDTNRGHTVAAVADCFCLAKDAGFKVVAHMMPDLPNVGVERDMESFREFFESPLFRADGLKIYPTLVIRGTGLYELWKTGRYRNYPPEQLVDIVARILAMVPPWTRVYRVQRDIPMPLVTSGVEKGNLRELALARMEDLGLKCRDVRTREAGIQDIHHKIKPDQVELVRRDYMANEGWETFLSYEDTRQDILVGLLRLRKCGRNTSCPELMGKCSIVRELHVYGTAVPVHGRDADKLQHQGYGTLLMEEAERIASREHRSTKIAVISGVGTRHYYRKLGYELEGPYMVKHLV